The Trichoplusia ni isolate ovarian cell line Hi5 chromosome 9 unlocalized genomic scaffold, tn1 tig00003240_group8, whole genome shotgun sequence genomic sequence GCTCAGCCCTGCATGATGAGGTGCACGAAGTTCTCATAGTTGATGTTGCCCTGAGAGTCCTCCTGGCCCTGCAGCAGCTGCTCGACCTGCAACACGGGGCACACTGAGATCCAGCTACCAGAACCCTAATATGGAAAACATACATAGAAGATCACCCCATGCAGACAGCAATGTAAATTTCGTAgggacattttgtttttaactaattatcatatttttatttgattgaaatcgaAACCACACTGAAACGACattttactgaatataatttgataaagtagcaatttcaacaaaaatctatactaatatatatgggaaggtggggtaagacggggtagcgaggtaagatggggaccctccaaaaatatataatacagtattaattgaaaagttattttgacgccatctagtcgtatttatcagtacttgttagagtcgcaaaaagtttgttcgaaggagcgcacgattcttcatggtaagtacatttttaaaatttgaagtggttttatctaattattgaagcatataaagtgcatgactgttataatgtatgataaacataatgtgtgacatattttttttgttaatttgtatttattttactattgtaaactcattaattcatgccggtttcttttgatttataacctctaaaaattcaatacaacttttaagtccagtttgggaaagatgggacacttatgtggggcaagacggggtaggtacccgatcttatccgctgagttgttattcagtttgtattgagattgcattcaacattaactatttttttatagtacagttccaaaaacagtaatgttgtcatttcctgatgcttaaatggctacaccgccgtaaatcatttagcaaactctccacctccaccaactgcttcaacctcatgtctcaagcaggcaacagtaaatgattatatagataatgatgcattccatctggttagcccgaaaaagttaatgccttattcgcgattcgccgaaaaaagaccaagacaagttcgaagaaggggaaaagcagctattattactgcttttctatataaaaaagaatgagaggaaaactaaaataggtagaaactaaaaccacatgtaacaaacaaaaagtaaatgacaaaaataacaataaagagaacttgaaaaaccgaaaaagcgaaaaggcacagaagaagaagatacagaatgtctatactgtcgcggcttgtattccgattatcatacttgtatcacttatcgtacttgaggcaagtgagcgcattgtgtctgtgcaggagtggaagacagcgatgacgaagctgaacatatctgcccggtttgtgaagatgacggcgcttaaatagtctataccccatcttaccccaggggtataccccatcttaccctataggtggggtaagatggggtgattcagttattttttaaaagtttatatttttatgagaagaacttatttttttttgttttgactgattgttattaaaagaagaaagactgattatttaattaataaaagttcctacgttgtgcaattaaaaaagatgggttttatttatgaaataccttaaggtccccgtcttaccccaccttcccctaaagctgaagagtttgtttgtttgtttgattgtttgaacgcgcttatctcaggaactactggtccaaattgaaaaaatctttttgtgttgaatagatcatttatcgaggaaggctttaggctataaataatcacgctgcgactaataggagcgaagatacaacggaaaatgtgaaaaaaaacagggcaggcataaatcataacttatatcttctacccacggggaccaagtcgcgggcaacagctagtctaaaatAATCGCATCAGCGTGGAGGATTAGGGCGGCCCGCACTATGACGAGCAGGAGGTCTGAAGGACCGAAGTGGTTGAGGCTTGGCGGGGCGTACCCGGCCAGCAAGCCGAAGTTATCGGCTACGAAAAGTTTGCGTGTCACTTACTGCTGCCAGAGGAAAAACTATATGGCATTCACAATAGGAGGTAACAATTAAAATACGAAGTGTAATACTGTAAACCACATACCATGAGAAAATTTTGTAACAGTTTGAAAATATGGAATATGGCAATCACAATCCAaactaattcaaattataaGGAATGAGCAACATACATACACGTATGTATCTGTTTGTCCTTTCACGGCAAAATGAAGAGACGAAGTGGCGCAATTTGAATGTGGCCGGACTGGAATAGTTGCCGGGATGGAAAGTACGCTTTGTGCATCAACAGtttaaacctcagcaaaacttgcttcattgtaatgttttctcTTCTATGATTGCATGTCACATTATATTGAAAACCTTACCATTTTGCTATATGATACAAGGTTTGCCTTTTTACGctgttttttgtaatattttattttaaaaagagttatggagtttcttgccggttcttctgcataagaatgacactttggtaccatgcaactagagtcactacTAATAACTATAATGTTCTAAAAGTGGCGTGGTGTTCTAAAACGgcctatttcaaataaaaactgttgatcttgattttgaaatatatgaGAGTCAAGAATCGATTTAACAAGTCTCGCTTGAAGTGTCGGCCTAAGTATATTACCTCATCATCACTAAGTTTCTCTCCGAGCGTGGACAGCAGGTGGCGCAGCTCCGCCGACGAGATGAAACCATTGCCGTCTTTGTCGAAGTGCCGCAAGCCCTCGATGAAGTCGTTGGCTGTGTCACCACTGCGCGCTTTGGAGATAGCCTGCCAAACAGCACATAGTCAATGCATATCATAATAAGTTGGCTTTGTATGCAACAGGGGAGTAAACAGACCATAGGAGGCACCATGAATGCCGCCGATCCCTGATAGCACAGCACCTAGTTGTGCAATAAATCAAGTGTGCTTAAAAGcagtttaaaaattattatttataaattttaaaacccCAATGCCCCCAgaggtttataatattttttaatttgtgatgcTTTAAACTGGTTTTAAGCATCACAAATTCaatagattatatatttttttagtttccagaaatatattatatgcacGGCAACCATTTGAATGAAAACAATGCAGCATATTTTAGTAAAGCTACAAATGTGAGTCATAATAAGAAAAGGTTATTTCTTTTCtatgtaatacattttaaaatacactaaACTTGGTTGTGGGAGGATGATGAGGAATACAGTTTTCATAAAAACTGCTTTCTCATGGTACACTTTAAAATGGTAAAAGTTGGTAAGTAACAggtaatcataataattaatttatgtttgatgAAAACTGTAAAGCATGATACCAACATATTACAGGCCACCAGTTTGAGGGAtgctttttgataaaatttcattttctataatttattatgacataaaatTTACTACAGACCAGAAGGGacacttaaaactataaattttttttctaatgagtTTTATGATAGCAGCAGTTTCTTTCATGATTCTGATGactcattttaaaacttatgtcTTATTCAACAACTATGAAATAAATGCAACAGTGGCAGCCGTGGCAGGTCACAAATTTGTGAAGATTTCTTCATGTAGTCAAGATGAAGAAACAGacaagtttttgttattattaactaaGAGTTTTGACAAGTATAATATCAAGCCACTGTGTAATGTTAATGTTACTGTCAAACACAAATAtccaataatatatttcttacttcaaaatttctatgtttattttccTCTTTAAGGCAGTGAAACAGTTTACCTGGTAAATAGGAAGAAACACCTCAAAAGATATTCTTTCGTCTGGCTTCAAGTGAAGAGTACATTTCTTCACATCTGATTCCGTGGGATTCTGGCCAAGTGCACGCAGAGCATCTCCAATCTGTGCTACATGAATTTTGCCATCTCCACGAGAGTCAAACAGCTGGAAAGCTTCCTGGAATTCTGCaagaaaaaaagtttgtt encodes the following:
- the LOC113506308 gene encoding myosin-2 essential light chain isoform X1; its protein translation is MFMYEPPTKLKLTSVEEFQEAFQLFDSRGDGKIHVAQIGDALRALGQNPTESDVKKCTLHLKPDERISFEVFLPIYQAISKARSGDTANDFIEGLRHFDKDGNGFISSAELRHLLSTLGEKLSDDEVEQLLQGQEDSQGNINYENFVHLIMQG
- the LOC113506308 gene encoding myosin-2 essential light chain isoform X2 — protein: MAGYSEDQLAEFQEAFQLFDSRGDGKIHVAQIGDALRALGQNPTESDVKKCTLHLKPDERISFEVFLPIYQAISKARSGDTANDFIEGLRHFDKDGNGFISSAELRHLLSTLGEKLSDDEVEQLLQGQEDSQGNINYENFVHLIMQG